The sequence CAGATTAAAAAGACCCACATCTTTTTCATTAAATCTCATTATTGGGGGATGGGAGGTGActtactcatgatttttgagcttTTGCGGGTGCTATactatttacatttaaaatgcaaCATGCTATTACTAAATGTTTTCATCTGTATGTTTACCAGGCCCAGAAAGCTGATGATTCCACCTTGTGGGGAATGAGAGGAAAAACAAGTACAATATAAGAGCCAAACCTGCACTAGAAaaatttgtttaagaaaaataatacatGTCCTAAATTAGGACCCgattccatttaaaacaaaacaaaaatcaagaaaGAAAATGTAACATGCACTCTCCCTAACATCAAAATTATGCAGCACCTGCCATTTTtagtaacattttaaatatattttaacaaatatttgataagcaGAAAACATGTTTAGGCACATGACTTTAGTACTAATTATTAAACAATACAATTTAATTTATGTTGATTTTACAGTATGCAGTGTCTGTTATTAGGTATCATAAAACATTACTTTACATAGCCTCTTTTTAAGACTTGGAGACAGTAGTAACAACAATATTAATAATGGAATCAAGTATATTTATTAGTCTGTAATATACATCAATGGCCATACAGTTCTTTGCCTTTTTGTTGCGTAAGAATTGCGTACCATTACTTTTTATAGTAGTACAAGGCAACTAGTATAAGGGACAGGTACCGGTTAGCATGTGACTGGGAaataatgcaaaaaacaaaatcaaggaGATTAAGAATTATAAGTGATCGCTAAAATAGCCATTATCTATTAATATCATTTTTGGTATTTGCCATTTTAGCTACTCTATGATTGACTGCTCCGCCTAGCTATAGATTTTTCTTTACTTGATTATTGTCTTGATTCCAGAAAACTCCTCTGGCCTCTTTGACATCTGCAGTGCCCTTCTCAAGTCCATACAAACTACTCAAATACTGATATATACATACACGGTGCTTTGCAAACAATCCTTGCTTCAGTTGACTGTATATATCACGTGTATATGTGGATTGTAAACTGCTTGGGACACAGATTgcatcttactatatgtttgaaAAGCATTGTGTAAATTTATGGCATCAAATACATATGTATGTAGATCTGtgacagagaaagagggagataaaggaccaggtcctcagctgatgtaaatcaatatagcatcattgaagtcaatggaactactccagtttacacaagctgaggtagtaattattactattactacTTATCTTATTGCTAAGAATTTAGAGAGAATAATACAATCAGGCACTTAACATATTGCTAGTTACCATTTTTGGATTTAAATTATTTCTTAAAGGAAATTAAAGCAAAGTGATTCTCCCTTTCTTATCAAAGATGAGTGTCAGTGTGActagttaaaaagaaattaaatatctaaaaaggcagaaaaatcATCTGTTTCAAAGTTTGGCACCTGCTTTTTACTATTTATTGTAACAAAGATCCTTCATTTTCATTCAAAAGGTACAACagctttcaaaattattttaattttcaacaTTAAATACTGATGGATGTAAAGTGTGAGGGCCACCATCAAGGAAAATAAGCTGTGtcataccaggtcagaccaatggccaaCAAGTCTATATTCTGATTGACTCTGTGCCTGACTGAAAATCAATCCATCTCCCAGTGAAGCtaactggagtctttccattgatttgaatAGGAATTGGATCAAGCTCTAATTGTACAATGAAGCATAcagaggggaggtggaggagctGGAATCTTTCCTGCCCCCTGAAGTGATCAGTGTATGCCCTCCAGCACCTGAGTTGATTTCTCCATTTAGTTTGCGTAATTATCAATATTAATATGGTCCATGAAATTATCTGGCCTCCCCTTTAAATCCAGCTATGCTGTTTGACTGTGACACATCCTCGTATGTGCAACAATAAGCACTTGCTGAGCACCCCTCCGGCACTGGTAATGTCGGCTAAGCACTGTAACCTGGttaaactggcacagctccagAGGGATCCATACTGATTTTTTGGTGTGACATATAAACAGGTTCAAGCCCAGTATAAACTAATGCAGGTTTAGGGCTTTGGTTTTCACATAGAAAGATACGGTCAtgtatttccttttaatttcctttaattCTTGTATAACTGGGGTAGTTGTAGTACCCTCTGAGAAGGTCAAAGCAAATTCTTTTCTGCTAATTCTGGTCTTTCCCCTATTTGTATTCCACCGACAAACATGGTTTCCCTTCCCAGCAACTCCTATCTAATCTTTCAAATCAAACTAGAATGCATCATGTTTGTTTCAGAAACAATTCATTTGAGATAGCAAAGATGTTGGGTGATGACTGTTATCAGCATAATTATAGATGTCAAGTGCCCTGGGGACAGTGCTTATTAGTTATTTGCCATTGTACAACCAGCAGAGGGAACACCAGCACTACTTTTTGTGATTCAAGTATTTGAGCTAGTGGCCCAAATTCTAATTAGCAGCACATTGCGTCCCAGTCAGATACTGATCTCAGTTACAGCAcagtaaatccagagcaactccactGCTCTCAGTGGCATTATGCTAGATCTACAggggtgtaactgagaacagaatctgaccCAGGGAATTGTGGTATCCCCTCCAAAATctggttttcttcttctctttcctactCCTATTTTAAGCAAAGAAGGGGCTCAAATACCATAGCAGTGACTGAGAACAGTTTATACATGGAtagattagatttaaaaaaaaaaaaaacccacatttggaTCCAGATTAGATTCTGAGTAGGCTTTTTGTTCAAATTACTCagccccagaatcacaaaagtcACTCTAAATTTCTACTATCTTGGGTTAAAAATCACCTGTGAAGAAGTCGGAGGATTTTGTGACATTGAAACCAGAACATTGGCCTCTTAAGTTTTAGATCTGACCCAGTACCAAAACCATAGGTTTGAATCTGGAAATTTTAATTTAACATCAAAAACACAACCCCAGTGAAGTTTGAAGGGGGTTGATTATTTTAGAAGGTCTCCTTTGGACCCATCTCTGATTATAAAAAATTTGAGGTATATCAGATTAATAGCGACTCTTCAAACATTGTTTATCAAAATCAACCATTGTTACTGATAAAAATTTTTTTCTATAGGGTTTCTCCAATATAATGTATAATAAGGAATCCCTAAGACTAGGAAACAGTATGAACTCCTtgcacaaatatatattttcttgttAATTAATCTACACAAGAACCCTTGGCAAGCCAAATGGTTCCAACTTTATGCAGCAAGGCTTAGTTGCAATAAACACATGACTTAAAATCATTAGATAAATTATTTTTCCCTCTACACTTAGTCAATAACATAATTACTGGCACAGATTCGACAGCAACCATTCTCTAAACGGTCCCTGGCTGACAGCAGCAAAACTAGTAACAGCAGCTTCTTTGTGTTATACTGAAATTCTCTCCCACTGAAGGGGCAAAGGGTCACTGATTGCATAGTCTTTGCTCCGTTGCACACCCTTTGCTTATGTTCAGTTCTGAGAATAACGGACTGAATGTGCCACACAGTCTTGTAACTGAAACCTTTTTTTCTTATTACATATATTAAAATACTATTTAATAAATGTAAGGCACCTGTTCATTTGGATCAATGCATGTAATGTGCTGGATGAAAATCATATTAAAAAATTCTGCAGCAAAAGTATAATTTTCATTCAATACATCTTGAAAAACGACTCCTATCATTGTCACAATCTCATAATCCTTATAAAAGGATTTGCATGGTACAGCACGATTTACAATGTAATGGATTACTATTTCATAATCCTGGGGCAGGAGGAAGAAACCACAAATGTTTAAGAAAATTTTACTGCATTGCAAGCTTTTTCCAGATCCTGAAATAGGAATTGGTGATGATGCTAGGGAGGGACAGAAGTGCACAATATCTGATCACATCACACCAGTTAGCTGATCTTTGTTTCATCTTGGTTTCCAATCCTGTGGATATCCTTGTTCTCTAACAGCTCCACCTTCTTGTCACTCGGGATTACTGCATTGTTCACCATAGCTCTTGCTAATGTGGACACGGGCACAGAAAGTGCAGTAATAGACATCGCATGAGAGAGGCAACCCAGAATTTTTCTAGCACACCATTCTAATGGACGTGACTCTTCTCTGTCACATAaaatcaatctttaaaaaaaaagagagagagagagagagaaaaagaccgATTAAAAGGAGATGATAAATAGACAGCAAACACAGTTTCCACTCACACTTAATCACTTACGCAGGTTTAAATATAGTGCAGTGATCGAAGTTAAGTTCTTCAATTTTAACTTCTGCTTCAccctaaaaaaacaaaatccaggaCATGAAACAAGGACCCCAAAGTTACTGCTCATCATTCTAGCATGCTTAAAGTATTGTCAATACTATCTTGATAAAGATTCTTCAACTTTGACAGCAAAAAACTTCTAGGACTTTTGTGTTATACTCCATAGGTTACTACTACTGATCTGCTTTTTTGTCTCCTGACAATTACAAAAAACCCAACGAAACAAACTGTATACACAAAATTGCACATGCAGTTAGTCTATAGCAAAATATATCACTGTTACccactcctcctttccccctacCCAACTATTTTCACCCTCCACTACTACCcgtacttctgcgctgctgctggcagcggtactgccttcagagctgggcagctgtcGATgagtggctgctgactgagggcccagctctgaagcctgCAACatggaagtaagggtggcaataccataccataccttccttacttctgcactgctgctggtggtggctcagCTTTCAGAACGGGGCTTCCGGCCTGCAGCCGCCGCtctcagctgcccagctctgaaggcagcgccgccaccagcagcagcggagaggtaagggtagcagtaccgcaacccccctacattaaccttgcaaccccccatgactcctttttgggtcaagacccctacaattacaacaccgtgaaatttcagatttaaatagctgaaatcgtaaaatttattattttttaaatcctatgactgtgaaattgaccaaaatggccctacccataaggcatgttttccaatcctttatcATTCTTAGGGCTATCCTCTGAATGCTCTTTAGTTTAttaatatccttcttgaattcttgataccagaactggacacagcattccagtagcagtcacaccagtaccaatacagaggtaatataacctgtCTACTCCAGATCAATATTCCTATGTTTAGACAGCCAAAGATTGCCTTAGCACTTttgaccacagcatcacactgggagtgcACATTCAACTGATTATCCATCAAGATCCCAAAgtcttttcagagtcattgcttccctgGATAGAGTCCCCCAGCCTCGAAGTGTGGCCTGCAGTCATTGTTCCTATATGTATGACTTCATAATTGTCCATATTGAAATatgcattgtttgcttgcacccagtttaccaaccaATTCAGGTAGTTCTAAATCAGTgaccactcccccaatctttgtgttaCCTGTCCTCTTTGtcagtaatgattttatttttattttcttccaggtcattgatgaaaatgttaaatagcatagggccaagatcCAATCCCTCGGGGACCCcactacaattacattttaagaccattttgattttgtattgttctTGTTCTTAATCAAAATATTCTGTGGCACTATGTCAAATGCTGTACAGAACAGGAGTATAATATGTttacactattacctttatcaaccaaatttttAATCCTATAACAAACATATCAAGTTTGTTTGATGACTATTTTCATAAAgctatgttgattggcattaattatattactctcctttaattcttcatcAGTCAAGTCCTGTATCGGCCATTCCCTTAATCTGCCTGGAATTGATGGCAGGCTGCAAGCCTATAGTTGCCCAAATCATCCTGCTTACCTTCTTGTGATGGGGAGATGCTCTCTCCCCATCCTCTGATGCCCCAGAACTGCTCAGACCCACTTTCACTTTGTGTGCAGGCTGTATTTTATTCTAAACCCAAACACTAACTCAGTACAGTACAACATCGCCATTTTAACCTTTACCTCTTTCAACACTTCTTTGCTAGGGCCCTAGGAGGAAAATAGATTGGTCAGTCACTCTCTGTCTCACTCTATGTTAGAAGTTCCTTCATTCCAGTCTCAGATAGCCCTATCCTCCCTCATAACACTTCCTTCCTGTCTTTTTATCAGGTTGTTCATCTAAGAGCTAATTAGTTCCTTACCTCCTCAGCCTCACCTGATTAGCTAATTATCCAATCAGCTGTTATTGGCAGAACTAACCTGAGGCtacagtgatcagagtgctgaccCACCTTGTCAGATCTCAGCAATCTGTCACATCTGTTTAAATATTAGCGTAACATTAGTTTTCTTCTAGTCCTCTGGAATTTCTCTAGTATTGCAAGACCTACTGAAAATTAACATTAATATTAAAgaaagctcctcagccagctttttaaagtttttggatgcaagttatctggacgtACTGATTTTAAAATACCTGTAGCTAACTTCAGTAGCTGCAGTGTAACTTCTCCTGAGTTATTGTTAGAATGGAAAGTAGTGGATCATCATCATATAATATGAATAAATCATCTGGCTTTTTctcaaacacagaataaaagtaTTTATTCAATACTTGtgccttttttgcattattaacaacaattctaccatttccagctAGAAATAGACAAATACCAGTGGTAGGATTTCCTTTGTTCCTAGTATACTTTTTAGCAGAGTCCTTCTTCtccttaattctgctggccaGAGATTTCTCCTTGCATCCTTttgtttcccttatcaattttctgtaATTCCTAATTTGTATtcactatcaacttcccctttttttctatttgtttttatataagTATAtatagacttggcagaatttgtttttgtttcttttgtaatTTTGATGGGTTTCAAAAATttcaagatttatttttaagctttttaaaacttttatttaaattttcagtgtgCAGAATTGtgggttttaagcatttcttccctatttttatttatttaaattttcacagttgcaggaaattatgggggggggggagtgttagATAATAATTAAAGGATATTAGACACAGATTCAAAAAGGTAAAGCTTTATAACCCGTTAAAAGAGAAACTGCAAATATTATGTGTAAAAATtttagccttaaatcaaactctaataagttctcaagcaacatttttcttactttgcttttCTGTAATTTtctattattgatggaaatactttttcattgttgtgtGTGTTGATGtttatcaacatttaccaataaaaatctaatctttccaagcgaTATATTATAGCTTCTTTCACTTCCCcggctggtttttttgtttgtttgttttttaaaccattgTAGTCTTTTTGGATtttggctttttgggcatctagtaaaataTTCTTATACtgttcccaattatcattcaaatTTTCCTGTTTAAATTCTCTCTTAGCTGATTTGGCTTATAATtgctttcagctttgtgaaattggcccttttaaaacagcaagtatatatatatatttcttgtTTGGAATCTGTTCTGTTTGcacaaaataaatgaaatcaaATTGCAATCACGTAATTaacctgtggagctcattgcTACAACATACAACTGAAAAGTAATAATTTAGTAAGATTCAAGAAAGGATTCGACATTTCTATGAAAAATTAGAACATCCACAACTACGTTATACAGGATAAAAGTGTATACAAAATTTAAAcgctctcatgcttcagggtataagcCAACCACTAATAGACCTAAGTTAGTAAGAATTTCTCCACTGGGCAAGTTAGTCCATAACTGTGTATTAAGGGATTTccttcatcttcctctgaagcatctagtactgGCTAGTGCTGGAGATGAGATACTGTATTAGATGGATTACTTGTTAGATCAAGTATGGTAGTTCCTAGTTCCTACATCAATGGCTGTAACTGGGacaaatccccagtgtagacagggctgtAGATTGTTTTGAGGTCAAAATCACTGAGGCACTCAGGCACACTTGGAAGTGAAGACAGATTTCTGACTTCTTCTGAGAGAGGACATCTGAGAGAACTATATCTACCCTGGAGCAATTGAATGAGGCAACCCCTAAGAAATACTAGGCATTTAGGAAGAACTGGGATGGCCTCAGGTGACTTGCACCATTACACTACCGCACGACTGAGTTTCAACTCAGTTCAAACTGAAGTAGCTGTAAGTGGTAGCATTAAAAAACATATACGGTGGTAACTTACCTGTAGGAATTAGTTCCAAAATGAACCTCTGCAAAGCAAAGTCAGCTCAAACCACTAGTAAACATGCTGGGGAACAATGCAGCATTGGTGAGGGGGATGAATAAGTAACCTAATAGGATTTTCCATTTGTAAGCTGTATGATTCtgtgaaaatatattttgattgAAGGAGCTTCTCTGGAGATATATTGTTATTAAGACACTCAGGAAAACAAGAGGCAtgaagaatctctctctctttcctctctgaaatcctggcccttttgAAGTCAGCGGAAGttctcccattgatgtcaataagACCAGTATTTAATCTTCCGTGTTtatcttaggccttgtcttcacacacacaaaaagttctTAACTTGAGTTACCTAACTGGAATTAATTAACTCAAGGTAAAATCTGAGTGCTGACAAGGAAGGTTGTAGTTTTTACATGAGTTAACAGGTTGAACTTCAGATAAAAcagatagggccagattttcaagggagCTCAGTACCCACTGTTGGGGCCAGactttctttttgaaaacctgaccATAAATGTCAGAATGGGAGTTAGTAGGCACTGTGCACTTTGGAAAGTATGGACCTTATTTAGGTGCATAAATGGGAGCcgagatattttaaaaatctgatccaaattgtgggtgctgagcacttgaaaacaTGGCCCCACTGGGCCAATTCTGTCCTctgttacacaggtgtaactctTCTGGAAGGCAGTGGGAATTTTATTCACATAAGAGGTCAGAACTGAATCCTGAGAAGCCCTAGATAGCAACAATGTAGTTGAATTGTAAAAAAACATagaaattagaaatgaaaaagaacTTGGGCCAAAtgttcaaagatatttaggcacctaaccagGTTCGGCACCTAGGATGGATtacaaaggtttttaggcacctaactgacattgaaatcaatgggagttaggtgcatagttacctttgtgaatcccatccctagtgggattttcagaagcacctatccgcaactttaggcatctaaataccttgaaaatctggccctttatctAGTCCATCcatctgccagtgcaggattatCTCTGATAGTAAATTttctagtgtttttttttttcaatctagtTTTAAATTTCTCAAATCACTCGAGCTGTCTAAGAATCTTCTCCAATTTTTCTTTGCTTAGTTTTATTCCTGGTTAACCTCCCCCTCTTTTTGGATAACTGCTTAAACAATTCACTGGGAAATTTTGACTTTACACACTTAAGCCGTACAGAAATTTCTCCAGATTATTATTATAAGATTTAGATcaactttgatttttaaaataaaaaaaatactgtgcTTATCAGCTCCATTGCTAGATACCAAGAGGAAGTGTTTACAACCACCAGCTTTTGCCGACTCTGCTGACATGCAAACATAATCTTGATCAACGCGAACAAATCCATCCTAGgataaaaaattatttgaattaGATCCAGGTCAGAAGAATCCACAGAAGAGGGaaagtgtgtggggtgggggaaagcaaaaCTATAAGTGGGATAAAATCCAGTGATTCTCCGTTTTCTTCCAGATCTTTCATTTTTCAAACAAAGACTGAAGGGAAATTCCATGGTACTTCATTTTAGAAAAGCATTTCATACTTAACTAAGCTAAGGATGGGTAaatggtttctaaccattagaagaatgaggttctggaacatCCTCCCAACAGGTgtaggggcggggggagggggcaactaGGTAGTTTTAAGATCGCTCTTAATAAATTTATTACCAAGAGGTTGCCCGCAATAGCAGGGGTCTGGATTTGATGACTCAagagctcccttccagtcc comes from Lepidochelys kempii isolate rLepKem1 chromosome 6, rLepKem1.hap2, whole genome shotgun sequence and encodes:
- the HTATIP2 gene encoding oxidoreductase HTATIP2 produces the protein MAELENIQNLRENFKKRNKSCFILGASGATGKELLKEILKQQLFSNVTIIGRRKLTFEEVAYQNVNQQVVDFEKLDEYSASFQGHDVGFCCFGTTKAKGGADGFVRVDQDYVCMSAESAKAGGCKHFLLVSSNGADKHSIFFILKIKGEAEVKIEELNFDHCTIFKPALILCDREESRPLEWCARKILGCLSHAMSITALSVPVSTLARAMVNNAVIPSDKKVELLENKDIHRIGNQDETKIS